The following coding sequences are from one Eucalyptus grandis isolate ANBG69807.140 chromosome 11, ASM1654582v1, whole genome shotgun sequence window:
- the LOC104426351 gene encoding macrophage migration inhibitory factor homolog isoform X1 has protein sequence MPCLNISTNVSLDGLDTSAILSETTSGVAKLIGKPEAYVMIVLKGSVPMAFGGTEQPAAYGELVSIGGLNPDVNKKLSAAIASILETKLSIPKSRFFLKFYDTKANQSQEYAQCLHALHQH, from the exons ATGCCTTGCTTGAACATCTCCACCAACGTCAGCCTCGACGGCCTCGACACCTCCGCCATTCTCTCCGAGACCACCTCCGGCGTCGCCAAGCTCATCGGCAAGCCCGAGGCC TATGTGATGATTGTGTTGAAGGGGTCAGTCCCCATGGCTTTTGGTGGGACTGAGCAACCTGCTGCCTATGGCGAGTTGGTGTCAATCGGCGGTTTGAACCCCGATGTGAACAAGAAGCTGAGTGCTGCAATTGCTTCAATCCTCGAAACCAAGCTGTCCATCCCCAAGTCGCGGTTCTTCCTGAAATTTTATGATACCAAG GCCAATCAAAGCCAAGAATATGCACAGTGTTTGCATGCTTTACACCAGCACTAG
- the LOC104426351 gene encoding macrophage migration inhibitory factor homolog isoform X2 — translation MPCLNISTNVSLDGLDTSAILSETTSGVAKLIGKPEAYVMIVLKGSVPMAFGGTEQPAAYGELVSIGGLNPDVNKKLSAAIASILETKLSIPKSRFFLKFYDTKGSFFGWNGSTF, via the exons ATGCCTTGCTTGAACATCTCCACCAACGTCAGCCTCGACGGCCTCGACACCTCCGCCATTCTCTCCGAGACCACCTCCGGCGTCGCCAAGCTCATCGGCAAGCCCGAGGCC TATGTGATGATTGTGTTGAAGGGGTCAGTCCCCATGGCTTTTGGTGGGACTGAGCAACCTGCTGCCTATGGCGAGTTGGTGTCAATCGGCGGTTTGAACCCCGATGTGAACAAGAAGCTGAGTGCTGCAATTGCTTCAATCCTCGAAACCAAGCTGTCCATCCCCAAGTCGCGGTTCTTCCTGAAATTTTATGATACCAAG GGTTCCTTCTTTGGATGGAATGGATCCACCTTCTGA
- the LOC104426353 gene encoding PRA1 family protein B4-like, translated as MSSPAVLPISNPQPAAAVPAAANSGQPQPPIATPAFRALINHLSNSLNNGLSQRRPWAELADRSAFSKPESLSDAALRVRKNYSYFRVNYLTVVAAVVAFSLITNPVSLIFLAALLAAWLFGYLFRPSDSPVVLFGRTFSDRETLGILIVLSVVVIFLTSVGSVLISALLAGVAVVCVHGAFRVPEDLFLDEQENASTGFLSFLGGAASNVAAAAAPAVASRV; from the coding sequence ATGTCGTCGCCCGCCGTCCTCCCCATCTCCAACCCCcagcccgccgccgccgtccccgccgccgccaaCTCCGGCCAGCCGCAGCCCCCGATCGCCACCCCGGCCTTCCGTGCCCTCATCAACCACCTCTCCAACTCCCTCAACAACGGCCTCTCCCAGCGCCGCCCCTgggccgagctcgccgaccGCTCCGCCTTCTCCAAGCCCGAGTCCCTCTCCGACGCCGCCCTCCGCGTCCGCAAGAACTACTCCTACTTCCGCGTCAACTACCTcaccgtcgtcgccgccgtcgtcgccttCTCCCTCATCACCAACCCCGTCTCCCTCATCTTCCTCGCCGCCCTCCTCGCCGCCTGGCTCTTCGGCTACCTCTTCCGGCCCTCCGACTCCCCGGTCGTCCTCTTTGGCCGCACCTTCTCCGATCGCGAGACCCTCGGCATCCTCATCGTCCTCAGCGTCGTCGTCATCTTCCTCACCAGCGTCGGATCCGTCCTCATCTCCGCCCTCCTCGCCGGGGTGGCCGTCGTCTGCGTCCACGGTGCCTTTAGGGTTCCCGAGGACCTCTTCCTCGACGAGCAGGAGAACGCCTCCACCGGATTCCTCTCCTTCCTCGGCGGCGCCGCCTCCAAtgtcgccgccgctgccgccccCGCGGTCGCATCCCGCGTCTGA
- the LOC104426354 gene encoding probably inactive leucine-rich repeat receptor-like protein kinase IMK2 has translation MERHRSRHDHARLLLLLFFLLLAAAGPSPAAASALSGRVQWDGVVVTQADYQALRAVKHELVDSLGVLRSWNDSGYGACSGGWAGIKCVKGQVIALQLPWKGLGGRVSEKIGQLRALRKLSLHDNLLAGAVPYSLGFLPDLRGVYLFNNRLAGTIPPSLGNCPLLQALDLSNNLLSGTIPPSLANSTKLLRLNLSFNTISGPIPSVVSRSPSIAILALDHNNISGPIPASVSKLGTLQILSLSHNQIGGTIPSDIGELSQLEELDLSFNAISGSLPSSLFNVSSLSVLDLEGNRLDGEIPENLGAMRNLSELNLKNNRLKGPIPSSIGNISGIDRLDLSQNNFTGELPASLANLPKLTSFNVSYNNLSGAVPTDLSRRFNSSSFVGNLQLCGFSSSTPCPTISPPPQAPPSPSPEQSNRHRGRHLSTKDIVLIAAGILLAILLILCLVLLCCLIRKRAASKKKNGKPEKAAGGGGISEKATASRDVEAGDIGGKLVHFDGPFVFTADDLLCATAEIMGKSAYGTAYKASLEDGNQVAVKRLREKMTKGQKEFEAEAGALGRIRHPNLLALRAYYLGPKGEKLLVFDYMSMGSLASFLHARGPETTVDWPTRMSIAIGVSRGLHHLHAQENIVHGNLTSTNILLDDRTVPHIADFGLSRLMTSSASTTVVATAGAIGYAAPELAKTKKPTPKTDVYSLGVVFLELLTGKSPSEGPNGEDLPQWVASIVKEEWTNEVFDLELMRETPTIGDELLNTLKLALHCVDPSPAARPDVEQVLRQLEEIKPEVAAGAKDDEGKAESPDE, from the exons ATGGAACGCCACCGCTCCCGACATGATCACGCCCGGCTCTTgctcttgctcttcttcctcctcctcgccgccgccggcccctcccccgccgccgcctccgccctcTCGGGGCGCGTCCAGTGGGACGGCGTGGTCGTCACGCAGGCCGACTACCAGGCCCTCCGGGCCGTCAAGCACGAGCTCGTCGACTCCCTCGGCGTCCTCCGCAGCTGGAACGACAGCGGCTACGGCGCCTGCTCCGGCGGGTGGGCCGGCATCAAGTGCGTCAAGGGCCAGGTCATCGCCCTCCAGCTCCCCTGGAAGGGCCTCGGCGGCCGGGTCTCCGAGAAGATCGGGCAGCTCCGGGCGCTCCGGAAGCTCAGCCTCCACGACAACCTCCTCGCCGGCGCCGTCCCTTACTCCCTCGGGTTCCTCCCCGACCTCCGAGGGGTCTACCTGTTCAACAACCGCCTCGCGGGGACTATCCCTCCTTCCCTCGGCAACTGTCCTCTCCTGCAGGCCCTCGACTTGAGCAATAATTTGCTGTCGGGGACCATTcccccgagcctcgccaactCCACCAAGCTGTTGCGGCTCAATTTGAGCTTCAATACCATCTCTGGGCCTATCCCGAGCGTCGTCAGCCGGTCCCCTTCGATCGCCATTCTCGCTCTCGACCACAACAACATCTCGGGACCGATCCCGGCCTCCGTCTCCAAGCTGGGCACGCTTCAAATCCTCTCTCTGAGCCACAACCAGATTGGAGGAACCATACCAAGTGACATAGGGGAGCTTTCTCAACTTGAGGAACTGGACTTGTCGTTCAATGCCATCAGTGGGAGCTTGCCCTCCAGTCTCTTCAACGTGTCGTCCCTTTCGGTGCTGGACTTGGAGGGAAATCGCCTAGACGGTGAAATCCCAGAGAATTTGGGCGCCATGCGGAACCTTTCTGAGCTCAATTTGAAGAACAATCGCTTGAAGGGCCCGATACCTTCAAGCATCGGTAACATCTCCGGCATTGACCGGCTCGATCTCTCCCAGAATAACTTCACCGGGGAACTCCCGGCTTCGCTGGCCAATTTGCCCAAGCTCACCTCCTTCAATGTGTCCTACAACAACCTCTCCGGTGCCGTCCCGACCGATCTCTCCAGGAGGTTCAACTCGAGCTCCTTTGTAGGGAACCTCCAGCTCTGCGGCTTCAGCAGTTCTACTCCATGCCCGACCATCTCTCCGCCGCCACAGGcccctccatctccatctccggAGCAGTCTAATCGTCACCGAGGCCGCCACCTCAGCACCAAGGACATTGTCCTCATTGCGGCCGGGATCCTCCTAGCGATCCTGCTCATCCTCTGCCTCGTCCTGCTCTGCTGCTTGATCAGGAAAAGGGCGGCGTCCAAGAAGAAGAACGGGAAGCCCGAGAaagcggccggcggcggcgggatcTCCGAGAAGGCGACCGCGTCCCGGGATGTCGAGGCCGGCGACATCGGCGGGAAGCTGGTGCACTTCGACGGGCCATTCGTGTTCACGGCCGACGACCTGCTGTGCGCGACCGCGGAGATCATGGGGAAGAGCGCGTACGGGACCGCCTACAAGGCGTCGCTGGAGGACGGGAACCAGGTGGCGGTGAAGAGGCTGCGGGAGAAGATGACCAAGGGGCAGAAGGAGTTCGAAGCGGAGGCCGGCGCTCTCGGCCGGATTCGGCACCCGAATCTCCTGGCGCTCCGGGCCTACTACTTGGGTCCCAAAGGAGAGAAGCTTCTCGTGTTCGATTACATGTCCATGGGAAGCCTCGCTTCTTTCCTCCACG CTCGGGGACCTGAGACCACCGTCGACTGGCCGACGAGAATGAGCATTGCCATCGGGGTGTCGCGGGGGCTGCACCACCTCCACGCCCAGGAGAACATCGTCCACGGCAACCTCACCTCCACCAACATCCTCCTCGACGACCGCACCGTCCCCCACATCGCCGACTTCGGCCTCTCGCGCCTCATGacctcctccgcctccaccACCGTCGTCGCCACCGCCGGCGCCATCGGGTACGCCGCGCCGGAGCTCGCCAAGACCAAGAAGCCCACCCCCAAGACCGACGTCTACAGCCTCGGCGTCGTCTTCCTGGAGCTCCTCACCGGGAAGTCCCCCAGCGAGGGCCCCAACGGCGAGGACCTGCCGCAGTGGGTGGCGTCCATCGTGAAGGAGGAGTGGACCAACGAGGTGTTCGATCTGGAGCTCATGAGGGAGACGCCGACCATCGGCGACGAGCTGCTCAACACCCTGAAGCTGGCCCTCCACTGCGTCGACCCGTCCCCGGCGGCGAGGCCAGACGTGGAGCAGGTTCTGCGGCAGTTGGAGGAGATTAAGCCGGAAGTAGCCGCCGGAGCTAAGGACGACGAAGGGAAGGCCGAATCTCCCGATGAATGA
- the LOC108955930 gene encoding uncharacterized protein LOC108955930 — protein MNLNFATGIGMSPARQASFSVGEFGDKRLKKRRNGCDSVQDTLARWKDYYDSQAGVPEEEGGGGGGGGGGAVVRAARRVPAKGSKKGCMRGKGGPENSVCSYRGVRQRTWGKWVAEIREPIDKGSGAGQGKASRLWLGTFSTALEAALAYDAAARAMYGPLARVNFPGNSASSTPCRSDSSARSASSSVEKFATSREADADAFDPSRVFVVDSSSLQRDDIKEILTTECDFQREAQDPNPTRTEENRGRASQTVECKTERHEDGRGSVLHRLNLRPGSEISAPDIESIATGQNSHSQDKIRCSHDVRNNCNCPESVQSNEVVADGTSIEIETPSCIGADMDGELLTLMELANGSCTGIEYNTGLNSIMYPVRLEVDPGTWFENPNHHKMSAMNQQVNDEVVRSRSCDTFDDNFEGMCNELHCQPMNTSPNGKSDSRASIPEADMLVRMAMLRETQTDNATNYSGCPSFNFSRAEAQNLQSSQEMISTGTWDWRRQPFEPLAVHQGFRAPASGRCRVQEVNKMMSASLYPMEETEGVGRSFDFLKPDYDFGLLEEQSLLNLWFPD, from the coding sequence ATGAACTTGAACTTCGCGACCGGCATCGGCATGAGCCCCGCCAGGCAGGCCTCCTTTTCCGTGGGGGAATTCGGGGACAAGCGCCTCAAGAAGCGGCGCAACGGCTGCGACTCCGTCCAGGACACGCTCGCCCGGTGGAAGGACTACTACGACAGCCAAGCTGGCGTCCCGGAAGaggagggcggaggaggaggaggaggaggaggtggcgcCGTCGTCAGGGCGGCGCGCAGGGTGCCGGCGAAGGGCTCGAAGAAAGGCTGCATGCGAGGGAAAGGCGGGCCCGAGAACTCGGTGTGCAGCTACCGGGGCGTGAGGCAGAGGACGTGGGGCAAGTGGGTCGCCGAGATCCGCGAACCCATCGACAAGGGGTCCGGAGCGGGGCAGGGCAAAGCCAGCAGGCTCTGGCTCGGGACTTTCTCGACGGCGCTCGAGGCGGCTCTTGCTTACGATGCGGCCGCGCGGGCCATGTACGGCCCTCTGGCGCGAGTGAATTTCCCTGGGAATTCGGCTTCTTCGACGCCATGTCGCAGCGATTCGTCTGCCAGGAGTGCGTCGTCCTCAGTTGAGAAGTTCGCCACGTCGAGGGAGGCCGATGCAGATGCCTTTGATCCTTCCAGAGTTTTCGTGGTTGATAGCTCAAGTTTGCAACGTGATGATATCAAGGAAATTTTGACGACCGAGTGCGATTTCCAGCGTGAAGCTCAAGATCCGAACCCGAcaagaacagaggaaaacagaggaagGGCATCCCAAACAGTGGAATGTAAAACAGAGAGACATGAGGATGGGCGTGGATCAGTGCTCCATAGACTAAATCTGAGACCCGGATCTGAAATTTCTGCTCCTGATATTGAGTCCATCGCCACTGGACAAAATTCCCATTCACAGGACAAAATCAGATGTTCACATGACGTTCGCAATAACTGCAATTGTCCTGAATCGGTGCAGAGCAACGAGGTCGTTGCCGATGGAACTTCTATTGAAATTGAAACTCCATCGTGCATCGGAGCCGACATGGATGGAGAATTGCTAACACTGATGGAACTTGCCAACGGTAGCTGTACTGGAATTGAATATAATACAGGACTCAATTCGATTATGTACCCTGTCAGGTTGGAAGTTGATCCTGGAACTTGGTTCGAGAACCCGAATCATCATAAAATGAGTGCCATGAATCAACAAGTGAATGATGAAGTAGTGAGGAGTAGGTCATGCGACACATTTGATGATAATTTCGAAGGAATGTGTAACGAATTGCATTGTCAACCCATGAATACGAGCCCAAATGGTAAATCTGACTCCCGGGCTTCGATTCCTGAGGCTGACATGCTCGTGCGCATGGCAATGTTACGGGAAACTCAAACAGATAATGCCACAAACTATAGTGGCTGTCCCAGTTTTAATTTCTCGAGAGCGGAGGCACAGAATCTACAGTCTTCTCAAGAGATGATTAGCACGGGGACGTGGGACTGGAGAAGACAACCTTTTGAGCCCCTCGCGGTCCACCAGGGATTTCGAGCACCGGCCAGTGGGCGCTGCAGGGTACAGGAGGTGAACAAGATGATGAGTGCGAGCTTGTATCCGATGGAAGAGACGGAAGGAGTTGGCCGCAGCTTTGATTTCCTGAAGCCTGATTATGACTTTGGACTGTTGGAAGAGCAGAGCTTGCTCAATTTGTGGTTCCCCGATTAA